One region of Mucilaginibacter gotjawali genomic DNA includes:
- a CDS encoding glycosyltransferase family 2 protein — MSIPEILVNDGFITQRDREKIDDFSARSGQSFIKIALNFGYISRKNYERSMINAGYPFKEIREMEYDPEVLSKIELKFAEQHVAMPLRIENNRVITVMADPGDKLFIDFIRFTYDCEPEIIVASDLDIVWMSHKLLGDKYVKSSVYELLNRDPANSAFTTFSSGQLIFLFMLLGVVTIGLVLRFKDTSIIINILISVFFLVAILFKLFLALVGSRFELHQAVTRDELREVVDDELPIYTILLPVYKEDKLIKKLIWNLQSIDYPRERLDIKLLIEEDDDKTLNAVRNLDFPAIFEVIVVPFHMPKTKPKACNYGLHFSKGKYLTIYDAEDIPDTDQLKKVVTMFNKLPSNYICIQSALNYYNRNENFLTRMFTLEYSYWFDYMLPGLDTLDIPIPLGGTSNHFKLDNLVELGAWDPFNVTEDADLGVRAYAKGYKIAVINSTTYEEANNEPFNWIRQRSRWIKGYMQTYLVHMRDPVALWKKLGWKGFLGFSFFIGATPLTFLVYPFLLGIFISYIVFDLSSIRTLFPDWVLFMSIFNLMVGNILMIYINMMAVFKRRYYELILFSIANPVYWLMHSIAAFKGLYQLIVKPFYWEKTNHGLSKVTSPTNVVK; from the coding sequence ATGTCTATTCCTGAAATTTTGGTTAATGATGGTTTTATTACGCAGCGCGACCGGGAAAAGATTGATGATTTTTCAGCCAGGTCCGGGCAATCCTTCATTAAAATAGCTTTAAATTTCGGGTATATCTCCAGGAAGAATTACGAACGCTCCATGATCAACGCAGGATATCCCTTTAAGGAGATCCGCGAAATGGAGTATGATCCGGAGGTACTGAGCAAAATTGAACTTAAATTTGCTGAACAACATGTGGCCATGCCACTCCGCATTGAAAATAACCGCGTAATAACGGTTATGGCCGATCCGGGTGATAAATTATTTATTGATTTTATCCGGTTTACTTATGACTGCGAGCCGGAGATCATCGTGGCATCAGACCTGGACATTGTTTGGATGAGCCACAAACTGCTTGGCGACAAGTACGTAAAATCATCGGTTTATGAATTGTTAAACCGCGACCCGGCGAATTCCGCCTTTACAACATTTTCATCGGGCCAGTTAATATTCCTGTTCATGTTGCTGGGTGTTGTGACGATAGGGCTGGTGCTCAGGTTTAAAGATACGTCGATCATTATCAATATATTGATCAGCGTGTTCTTCCTGGTGGCCATCTTGTTTAAATTATTCCTGGCATTAGTGGGTTCCCGTTTCGAACTGCACCAGGCAGTAACAAGAGATGAACTGCGTGAGGTGGTAGACGATGAACTGCCGATCTACACCATCCTCCTGCCCGTTTATAAGGAAGATAAACTGATCAAAAAACTGATCTGGAACCTGCAGTCAATTGATTATCCGCGTGAGCGACTGGATATTAAATTATTAATTGAGGAAGACGATGACAAAACGCTGAACGCTGTGCGCAACCTCGATTTCCCCGCTATATTTGAGGTGATCGTGGTGCCCTTCCACATGCCGAAAACAAAACCAAAGGCATGTAATTACGGGCTTCACTTTTCAAAAGGGAAGTACCTTACCATTTATGATGCGGAGGATATCCCGGATACTGACCAGCTGAAAAAGGTGGTAACCATGTTCAACAAATTACCATCCAACTACATCTGTATCCAAAGCGCGCTGAATTATTACAACCGTAATGAAAACTTTTTAACCAGGATGTTTACCCTTGAGTATTCGTACTGGTTTGACTATATGCTACCCGGGTTGGATACCCTGGATATCCCTATCCCCTTAGGCGGAACCAGTAACCATTTTAAACTGGATAACCTGGTTGAATTAGGCGCCTGGGATCCGTTTAACGTTACTGAGGACGCAGACCTTGGTGTAAGAGCATACGCAAAAGGATATAAAATAGCGGTCATCAACTCCACCACGTACGAGGAAGCCAATAATGAACCTTTTAACTGGATCAGGCAACGTTCAAGGTGGATAAAAGGGTACATGCAAACCTACCTGGTGCATATGCGCGACCCGGTAGCTTTATGGAAAAAACTGGGATGGAAAGGCTTTTTAGGATTTAGCTTTTTTATCGGGGCAACACCGCTTACTTTCCTCGTATATCCATTTTTACTGGGGATATTTATCAGTTATATTGTATTTGACCTTTCATCAATCCGGACATTATTCCCCGACTGGGTGTTATTTATGTCGATTTTTAACCTGATGGTAGGCAATATATTAATGATCTACATCAATATGATGGCCGTGTTTAAAAGGCGCTATTACGAATTGATCCTTTTTTCAATTGCCAACCCGGTTTATTGGTTAATGCATTCAATTGCTGCGTTTAAAGGCTTATACCAATTAATCGTTAAGCCGTTTTACTGGGAAAAAACTAACCATGGGCTTAGTAAAGTTACCAGCCCAACAAATGTTGTTAAATGA
- a CDS encoding outer membrane protein assembly factor BamD, translated as MFKKQLGLLAGVFTILIIALGSCKSKYEKLRTGNDNAKKYSEAIKLYNKKEYSKALGLFDPLVTRYRGQEQAEDLYYYYAYTNYKLKDYTSARYHFKTFADTYPSSPRAEECRFMSAYCYYLDSPIFSLDQDNTNKAIESLQYFINLYPKSDRVPEASKLIQNLRDKLEQKSYANSKLYLTIGDWQAAVIAFGNTLRDYPDTKYAEELDFLTIRAQYQYADHSREDHQVDRFNQDIAYAQQFIEKYPNSKYLKEAKDYLKESTLAIEKTKRVLAEAAFNPRLANKIATKDTVKSQPPSEKNNGDQKIP; from the coding sequence ATGTTTAAAAAACAACTAGGGTTATTAGCCGGTGTTTTCACTATTTTAATTATTGCGCTGGGCAGTTGTAAAAGCAAATATGAAAAATTGCGCACCGGTAACGATAATGCCAAAAAGTATTCGGAGGCGATTAAGTTATATAACAAAAAGGAATATTCAAAAGCTTTAGGCTTGTTTGATCCCCTGGTAACACGTTACCGCGGACAGGAACAGGCGGAAGATTTGTATTATTACTATGCGTATACCAATTATAAGTTGAAGGACTATACTTCGGCCAGGTATCATTTTAAAACATTTGCGGATACCTATCCGTCAAGCCCCCGGGCTGAAGAATGTCGCTTTATGTCGGCCTATTGTTATTACCTTGATTCGCCGATCTTTTCGCTCGATCAGGACAACACCAACAAAGCTATTGAATCGCTACAGTATTTTATCAACTTATACCCTAAAAGCGACCGTGTGCCGGAAGCCAGCAAACTGATACAAAACCTGCGGGATAAACTGGAACAGAAATCATACGCAAATTCAAAGTTGTATTTAACAATAGGCGACTGGCAGGCTGCTGTTATTGCATTTGGTAATACCCTGCGCGATTACCCTGATACCAAATACGCTGAAGAGCTTGATTTTTTAACCATAAGGGCACAGTACCAATATGCTGACCATAGCCGCGAAGACCACCAGGTTGACCGTTTTAACCAGGATATTGCCTATGCACAGCAATTTATTGAAAAATACCCCAACAGTAAATATTTAAAAGAAGCTAAGGACTATTTAAAGGAAAGCACCCTGGCCATTGAAAAAACCAAACGTGTTTTGGCTGAAGCAGCTTTTAACCCCAGGTTAGCCAACAAAATAGCGACAAAAGATACAGTAAAAAGTCAGCCACCATCTGAAAAAAACAATGGTGACCAAAAAATCCCATAA
- the coaBC gene encoding bifunctional phosphopantothenoylcysteine decarboxylase/phosphopantothenate--cysteine ligase CoaBC — translation MLQDKNIVLGVCGSIAAYKAATLIRLLVKAGANVQVVMTPDATNFITPLTLSTLSKKPVLVDYFIPETGEWNNHVDLGLWADLVIIAPASANTMAKMAGGLCDNLLMAVYLSAKCEVYFAPAMDLDMWKHDATRENIVKLQSFGNILIPPGVGELASGLSGEGRMAEPEEIVAFISSSLKKKLPLADQKILVTAGPTYEAIDPVRFIGNHSSGKMGFAIADQLARLGADVTLVSGPSAQKSKQASIKRIDVTSAAEMLEACLLHFQNSVACIMSAAVADYTPAHPVQQKIKKADNYLHIELKQTVDILSTLGAQKTNGQVLVGFALETNDEEKNAIKKLQMKNLDFIVLNSLNDAGAGFKKDTNKITIIDKTLQKTTYPVKNKDEVALDICHKIIELIKR, via the coding sequence ATGCTACAGGATAAAAACATTGTTTTAGGCGTATGCGGCAGTATTGCAGCTTATAAAGCGGCTACCTTAATAAGGCTACTGGTAAAAGCCGGCGCTAATGTACAGGTAGTGATGACGCCGGACGCTACCAATTTCATCACCCCTTTAACCCTTTCTACCCTTTCCAAAAAACCGGTATTGGTTGATTACTTTATTCCCGAAACCGGTGAATGGAACAACCATGTGGACTTAGGGCTTTGGGCCGACCTGGTGATTATAGCCCCGGCGAGCGCCAATACCATGGCAAAAATGGCCGGCGGCTTATGCGATAATTTGTTGATGGCGGTATATCTTTCGGCTAAATGCGAGGTGTATTTTGCGCCGGCTATGGACCTTGATATGTGGAAACATGATGCCACCCGCGAAAACATTGTTAAACTACAATCCTTTGGGAATATCCTGATCCCGCCGGGTGTTGGCGAACTTGCCAGCGGGCTGAGCGGCGAAGGACGCATGGCAGAACCTGAAGAAATAGTAGCATTCATTTCCTCATCGCTTAAAAAAAAGCTTCCCTTAGCTGATCAAAAAATACTGGTAACCGCCGGCCCTACCTACGAAGCAATTGACCCGGTACGTTTTATCGGCAACCACTCTTCGGGCAAAATGGGCTTTGCCATTGCTGATCAACTGGCGCGGCTTGGCGCCGATGTTACGCTGGTTTCGGGGCCATCGGCACAAAAAAGCAAACAGGCATCTATAAAAAGGATTGATGTCACTTCCGCAGCCGAAATGCTGGAAGCCTGCCTGCTGCACTTTCAAAATTCCGTTGCATGCATCATGAGCGCCGCCGTTGCTGACTATACCCCGGCGCACCCGGTGCAGCAAAAAATAAAAAAAGCAGACAACTATCTTCATATCGAACTCAAACAAACCGTTGATATTTTGAGCACTTTGGGTGCGCAAAAAACAAACGGCCAGGTGTTGGTGGGCTTTGCACTGGAAACTAATGATGAAGAAAAAAATGCAATAAAAAAGCTGCAGATGAAAAACCTGGATTTTATTGTGCTAAATTCGCTGAATGACGCGGGGGCCGGGTTTAAAAAGGACACCAATAAGATAACGATCATCGACAAAACCTTACAAAAAACCACCTACCCTGTTAAAAACAAAGATGAAGTTGCCCTGGATATCTGCCATAAAATTATTGAGCTGATAAAACGATGA
- a CDS encoding cellulose biosynthesis cyclic di-GMP-binding regulatory protein BcsB, with amino-acid sequence MNKFFTLLALVFLLSKASLAQTQTIVSFASFGQEEDEAIYGMSGASLFYFKIPPQNQINGSKLVLRFEPSQALIKENSFINVIINDKPVYSSRLSKDSIQTLVLNLSKEDLSPGRFLKIQVKTLLTITDDICKDLDNPAMWLKVKKDSYLSLVKDAKGGLDNVNISNCFDTKRAIVYPAEPSLNDLKAVAWAYARLKKQPTSQFSFLSRAKFLIVLKIISWWAIWAACLKIKNH; translated from the coding sequence ATGAACAAATTTTTTACCTTATTAGCCCTTGTATTTCTTTTAAGTAAGGCATCATTGGCTCAAACCCAAACTATTGTATCCTTCGCATCGTTTGGGCAGGAAGAAGACGAAGCAATTTACGGAATGAGCGGCGCGAGCTTGTTTTATTTTAAGATCCCGCCTCAAAATCAAATCAACGGGAGTAAACTGGTGTTACGTTTTGAGCCTTCGCAGGCATTGATAAAAGAGAACTCTTTTATCAACGTAATTATCAATGATAAACCGGTTTATAGTTCACGTCTTTCCAAAGATTCAATACAGACACTTGTACTTAACCTTAGTAAGGAAGATCTTTCACCAGGCCGGTTCCTGAAGATACAGGTAAAAACCCTGCTTACCATAACAGATGATATTTGCAAGGACCTGGATAACCCCGCAATGTGGCTTAAGGTAAAAAAGGATTCGTACCTGTCCTTGGTTAAAGACGCAAAGGGCGGGCTTGATAACGTAAACATCAGCAATTGCTTTGATACAAAAAGAGCCATTGTTTACCCGGCTGAACCAAGCCTGAACGATTTGAAAGCAGTAGCATGGGCCTATGCAAGGCTAAAAAAGCAACCAACAAGCCAATTTTCGTTTTTGAGCAGGGCAAAGTTCCTGATAGTGTTAAAAATTATATCATGGTGGGCAATATGGGCAGCCTGCCTGAAGATAAAAAATCACTGA
- a CDS encoding DNA-directed RNA polymerase subunit omega → MNTVNNTTKPAVANSTVTRDLRELDVKTNNIYESLVIMSKRANQISNNVKEELHQKLSEFASSNDNLEEVFENREQIEISKYYEKLPKPSLVAIQEFLEDKIYYRNPAKEQ, encoded by the coding sequence ATGAACACAGTTAACAATACTACCAAGCCAGCCGTTGCCAACAGCACGGTAACCCGCGACTTGCGCGAACTGGATGTAAAAACCAACAACATTTACGAATCGTTGGTGATTATGTCAAAAAGGGCTAACCAGATATCAAATAACGTAAAGGAAGAATTGCACCAGAAGCTTTCGGAATTTGCGTCATCAAATGATAACCTGGAAGAAGTTTTTGAAAACCGCGAACAGATCGAGATCTCAAAATATTACGAAAAACTTCCAAAACCATCTTTGGTAGCTATCCAGGAATTTTTAGAAGACAAGATCTATTACAGGAATCCGGCTAAAGAACAATAA
- a CDS encoding DUF7660 family protein translates to MGNNTLPEEVTDRKSFVEFCNSLRTEFNADNDSWKNNTLSTFLEALESYANDIQGYYNNNHLGINADIPTWRTFAAILRGASIYE, encoded by the coding sequence ATGGGAAACAACACATTACCGGAGGAAGTAACTGATCGAAAATCTTTTGTCGAGTTTTGCAACTCTTTGAGAACTGAGTTTAACGCTGATAACGATTCATGGAAGAACAATACATTAAGCACTTTTCTTGAAGCCTTAGAATCGTATGCAAATGACATTCAAGGATATTACAATAACAATCACCTGGGTATCAATGCGGATATACCAACATGGAGGACATTTGCTGCCATTTTAAGAGGCGCATCAATTTACGAATAA